Proteins from a single region of Pseudomonas phenolilytica:
- a CDS encoding DUF368 domain-containing protein, whose amino-acid sequence MKDALLLYAKGMAMGAADVVPGVSGGTVAFITGIYDELLRSIAAFPRALGSLLRGRVGEAWTIANAGFLITLLAGILTSVFSLARLITYLLEQHPIPVWSFFFGLILVSVHLVAREIRQRNLSSGISFVLGIAFAYWITVAAPMQWGTDSLSLFFAGAIAICAMILPGISGSFVLVLLGLYPTVLAAVKSFDIAVLVVFAVGCAVGLLSFAKLLHWTLHRWRDLTLAFLTGLMLGSLNKVWPWKETLTWRTNSHGERTPVLEQNLFPGAYGELTGQDPQFVLAVVLAVAGIALVLSLEWLASRRQPAAESV is encoded by the coding sequence ATGAAAGACGCTTTGTTGCTGTACGCCAAGGGCATGGCGATGGGTGCGGCGGATGTGGTGCCTGGCGTATCCGGCGGGACTGTCGCGTTCATTACCGGCATCTATGACGAACTGCTGCGTTCTATCGCGGCGTTTCCCCGGGCGCTGGGATCGTTGCTACGTGGCCGGGTGGGCGAGGCCTGGACAATCGCCAATGCCGGGTTTCTGATAACTTTGCTGGCCGGTATCCTCACCAGCGTATTCAGTCTGGCTCGCTTGATTACCTATCTGCTGGAGCAGCATCCGATTCCAGTGTGGTCGTTCTTTTTCGGTCTGATTCTGGTCTCGGTGCACCTGGTCGCTCGGGAAATCCGTCAACGCAACCTGTCGAGCGGTATCAGCTTCGTGCTGGGTATCGCCTTCGCCTACTGGATCACCGTGGCGGCACCGATGCAGTGGGGAACCGATAGTCTTAGCCTGTTCTTCGCAGGAGCCATCGCCATCTGCGCGATGATCTTGCCGGGTATCTCCGGCAGCTTCGTGCTGGTGCTTCTCGGTCTCTATCCGACGGTGCTGGCCGCGGTAAAGAGCTTCGACATCGCCGTACTGGTCGTGTTTGCGGTCGGGTGTGCGGTAGGGCTGCTCAGCTTCGCCAAACTGCTTCACTGGACGCTGCATCGCTGGCGCGATCTGACGCTGGCCTTTCTCACCGGGCTGATGTTGGGTTCGCTGAACAAGGTCTGGCCGTGGAAGGAAACGCTGACCTGGCGCACCAATTCGCACGGCGAGCGTACGCCGGTGCTGGAACAGAACCTGTTTCCGGGCGCCTATGGCGAACTCACCGGGCAGGATCCGCAATTCGTATTGGCAGTTGTTCTGGCGGTCGCCGGTATCGCGCTGGTGCTCAGCCTGGAGTGGCTCGCCAGTCGCCGCCAGCCGGCAGCAGAAAGCGTCTGA
- a CDS encoding peptidoglycan DD-metalloendopeptidase family protein, with translation MRLTAIQRLIRDPLFRFVPGALLAGWLLTGCSTPQQGGVQVVDRNGRPAVTSGYHTVRRGDTLSSIAGRYGWDWRALARANGIQPPYVIHPGQRIRFDRGASNAVAGAPIPRSAPTPAPTPRTVPPAVVATPVPQQSPPTLSKAPTQPVPATKVTPVARSASGWAWPTNGQIIGRFSSNGSLNKGVDIAGQLGQPVLAASDGTVVYAGSGLRGYGELVIIKHNDTYVSAYGHNRRLLVREGQQVKAGQSIAEMGSTGTDRVKLHFEIRRQGKPVDPMQYLPRR, from the coding sequence TTGAGGCTCACAGCCATTCAGCGGTTGATTCGCGATCCCTTGTTCCGTTTCGTGCCTGGCGCGCTGTTGGCCGGCTGGTTGCTGACCGGCTGTTCGACACCCCAGCAGGGAGGCGTGCAGGTGGTGGACCGTAACGGCCGTCCGGCCGTTACCAGCGGCTATCACACGGTGCGTCGCGGCGACACGCTGTCGTCGATCGCCGGTCGCTACGGGTGGGATTGGCGCGCACTGGCCCGCGCAAACGGGATTCAACCGCCCTATGTCATCCATCCAGGGCAACGCATTCGCTTCGACCGGGGTGCGAGCAACGCCGTGGCCGGTGCTCCGATACCTCGAAGCGCGCCAACGCCTGCGCCAACCCCCAGGACAGTGCCGCCTGCTGTTGTCGCAACGCCCGTCCCTCAGCAGTCGCCGCCAACACTCAGCAAGGCGCCCACCCAACCGGTGCCGGCCACGAAGGTCACTCCGGTGGCACGTTCGGCCAGCGGCTGGGCATGGCCAACGAACGGTCAGATCATCGGGCGTTTTTCCTCAAACGGGAGTTTGAATAAAGGCGTTGATATCGCTGGGCAATTAGGCCAGCCTGTTTTGGCTGCTTCTGATGGGACTGTTGTGTACGCCGGTAGTGGTTTACGGGGTTACGGCGAACTTGTGATCATCAAGCACAACGATACCTATGTGAGCGCCTACGGCCACAACCGCAGGCTGCTGGTTCGGGAGGGTCAACAAGTCAAAGCTGGGCAGAGCATTGCCGAGATGGGTTCGACGGGCACCGACCGCGTAAAGCTGCATTTCGAGATCCGCCGTCAGGGCAAACCCGTAGACCCCATGCAGTACCTGCCAAGGCGTTGA
- the rpoS gene encoding RNA polymerase sigma factor RpoS, whose product MALEKKALEFDVDDEVLLMEPTLDFEAVGEAHRSPASSKGKLAASKQHKFIDYNRALDATQLYLNEIGFSPLLTPEEEVHFARLARKGDPAGRKRMIESNLRLVVKIARRYVNRGLSLLDLVEEGNLGLIRAVEKFDPERGFRFSTYATWWIRQTIERAIMNQTRTIRLPIHVVKELNVYLRAARELTQKLDHEPSPEEIANLLEKPVAEVKRMLGLNERVTSVDVSLGPDTDKTLLDTLTDDKPSDPCELLLDDDLSASIDQWLSDLTEKQREVVVRRFGLRGHESCTLEEVGQEIGLTRERVRQIQVEALRRLREILERNGLSSEALFQ is encoded by the coding sequence ATGGCACTCGAAAAAAAAGCGCTGGAGTTTGACGTTGACGACGAGGTTCTGCTCATGGAACCCACCCTAGACTTCGAGGCGGTTGGCGAGGCGCATCGAAGTCCCGCGAGTAGCAAAGGCAAGCTCGCGGCCAGCAAGCAACACAAGTTCATCGACTACAACCGCGCGCTCGACGCCACGCAGTTGTATCTCAACGAAATCGGTTTTTCCCCCCTCCTGACCCCCGAAGAAGAAGTTCATTTCGCCCGCCTGGCGCGCAAGGGCGATCCGGCGGGGCGCAAGCGCATGATCGAAAGCAACCTGCGACTGGTCGTCAAGATCGCCCGACGTTACGTCAATCGCGGTCTGTCGCTGCTCGATCTGGTGGAGGAGGGCAACCTGGGGCTGATCCGCGCGGTGGAGAAGTTCGATCCCGAGCGTGGTTTCCGCTTCTCGACCTATGCCACCTGGTGGATTCGGCAGACCATCGAGCGGGCGATCATGAACCAGACCCGCACCATCCGCCTGCCCATTCATGTGGTCAAAGAGCTCAACGTCTACCTGCGCGCGGCCAGAGAGCTGACCCAGAAGCTCGATCACGAGCCCAGCCCCGAAGAAATCGCCAACCTGCTGGAGAAGCCGGTGGCCGAGGTGAAACGCATGCTCGGGCTCAATGAACGTGTTACCTCGGTGGACGTATCGCTTGGACCGGATACCGACAAGACCTTGCTCGACACCCTGACGGACGACAAACCGAGCGATCCCTGTGAGCTGCTTCTCGATGACGATCTGTCCGCCAGCATCGATCAGTGGCTTTCCGATCTGACCGAAAAGCAGCGTGAAGTGGTGGTGCGTCGTTTCGGGCTGCGCGGTCATGAGAGTTGCACGCTGGAGGAAGTCGGACAGGAGATCGGCCTTACTCGCGAGCGCGTTCGGCAAATTCAAGTCGAAGCGCTGCGGCGGTTGCGCGAGATTCTGGAGCGCAATGGTCTTTCTAGCGAGGCGCTGTTCCAGTAG